A portion of the Candidatus Reconcilbacillus cellulovorans genome contains these proteins:
- a CDS encoding thioredoxin-dependent thiol peroxidase has product MTEPIVRLGEIVPDFTLPSSEGRDISLSEFRGKYVVLYFYPADLTPGCTQEACDFRDRRAEYERLNAQVLGVSPDPVHSHVKFKAKHELPFPLLSDPDCKVLEMFGVWQLRKRYGREYMGVVRSTFLIGPDGRLLREWRNVRVAGHVDEVLAELRKTAAKGGSG; this is encoded by the coding sequence GTGACCGAACCGATCGTACGACTTGGCGAGATCGTTCCGGATTTTACGCTGCCGTCGTCGGAAGGCCGGGACATTTCGCTGTCCGAATTTCGCGGCAAGTATGTGGTGTTGTATTTTTACCCCGCCGATCTGACGCCGGGCTGTACGCAGGAGGCGTGCGATTTCCGCGATCGACGCGCGGAGTACGAGCGGCTGAACGCCCAGGTGCTCGGCGTCAGCCCGGATCCGGTCCATTCGCATGTGAAGTTCAAGGCCAAGCACGAGCTGCCGTTTCCGCTCTTGTCCGACCCGGACTGCAAGGTGCTGGAAATGTTTGGCGTCTGGCAGCTGCGCAAGCGTTACGGGCGCGAGTATATGGGCGTCGTGCGGTCGACGTTTTTGATCGGCCCGGACGGCAGGCTTCTCCGCGAATGGCGGAATGTCCGCGTCGCCGGTCATGTCGACGAGGTGCTCGCCGAGCTGAGGAAGACGGCCGCGAAAGGAGGATCCGGGTAA
- a CDS encoding spermidine/putrescine ABC transporter substrate-binding protein translates to MRIGRFHTAKHWRAFAAAGLIAAAALVGSAGCASKEKLYLYSWADNFDAGVLDEFERKFGVSVRYDTFSNNEELLAKIQAGGARYDLIQPSDYMVATMIRLGLLEKLDKNNIPNLKNVGKRFLNPVYDPNNDYSVIYTWGITGIAYNKKYVTDPIDSWQALWDPKYKGKLILLDDSREVLGMALKKLGYSNSTQNESELAAAYEELKKLLPNVLAFDTDNIKQKMASEEGWIALMWSGDAALAAQENPDIAFVVPKEGTTIWADNYAIPKGARHKALAESFINYMLEPEVSAKNYESIGYSNPNEKSYPLHSKEYRENRMIFPTDEELARTEWLVDVGEKLPLYDRYWTELKSGVK, encoded by the coding sequence ATGCGCATCGGCCGTTTCCATACGGCGAAACACTGGCGCGCCTTTGCGGCGGCCGGTCTGATTGCGGCGGCAGCTCTGGTCGGTTCGGCGGGCTGCGCGTCGAAGGAAAAACTGTACCTGTACAGCTGGGCCGATAATTTCGACGCGGGGGTGCTCGACGAATTCGAGCGCAAGTTCGGCGTCTCCGTACGGTACGACACGTTTTCGAACAACGAGGAGCTTTTGGCGAAAATTCAAGCCGGCGGCGCGCGGTACGACCTGATCCAGCCGTCCGACTATATGGTGGCGACGATGATCCGGCTCGGCCTTCTGGAAAAACTGGACAAGAACAACATCCCGAATTTGAAAAACGTGGGAAAACGGTTTTTAAATCCCGTGTACGATCCGAACAACGACTATTCGGTCATTTATACATGGGGCATTACCGGCATCGCGTACAACAAGAAATATGTGACCGATCCGATCGACAGCTGGCAGGCACTCTGGGATCCGAAGTACAAGGGCAAACTGATCCTGCTCGACGATTCGCGCGAAGTGCTCGGCATGGCGCTGAAAAAGCTCGGCTATTCGAACAGCACGCAGAACGAATCCGAACTCGCCGCGGCTTACGAGGAGTTGAAGAAACTGCTTCCGAACGTGCTGGCGTTCGACACGGACAATATCAAGCAAAAGATGGCGTCGGAGGAAGGCTGGATCGCCTTGATGTGGAGCGGCGACGCGGCGCTCGCCGCGCAGGAAAATCCGGACATCGCCTTCGTCGTGCCCAAAGAAGGAACGACGATCTGGGCGGACAACTACGCGATTCCGAAAGGCGCACGGCACAAGGCGCTGGCGGAGTCGTTCATCAATTACATGCTGGAGCCGGAAGTCAGCGCCAAAAATTACGAGTCGATCGGCTACAGCAACCCGAATGAAAAGTCGTATCCGCTGCATTCGAAAGAGTATCGCGAAAACCGGATGATTTTTCCGACGGACGAGGAGCTGGCTCGCACGGAGTGGCTGGTCGACGTCGGCGAAAAATTGCCGCTGTACGACCGGTACTGGACGGAGCTGAAAAGCGGGGTGAAGTGA
- a CDS encoding spermidine/putrescine ABC transporter permease: MNPDARLRGLRLYAWAVVAFLYAPIALIVLYSFNASRFSAAWGGWTWKWYASLFRNDLLLEATRNSLMIAVANAFAATCLGTLAALGAHALKRRARAAARGVFYLPILVPDIVMGLSLLVLFSRLAIPLGKWTVLAAHVTFSLAYVYVLVAARLEARDPRLEEAAQDLGADRWRTFRHVTLPLLSPAVVAGALVSFTLSIDDFMITFFVSGPESTTLPLYVYGLVRRGISPEVSALSTLLVVLTAVLVALAERFRRRP, encoded by the coding sequence ATGAATCCGGACGCTCGTCTCCGCGGGCTGCGGCTGTACGCGTGGGCGGTCGTCGCTTTTCTGTATGCGCCGATCGCGCTGATCGTCCTTTATTCGTTCAACGCGTCGCGGTTCAGCGCGGCGTGGGGCGGCTGGACATGGAAATGGTACGCGTCGCTGTTTCGCAACGATCTGTTGCTGGAAGCGACGCGCAACAGTCTCATGATCGCCGTCGCAAACGCTTTCGCCGCCACGTGTCTCGGCACGCTGGCCGCACTCGGCGCGCACGCGCTGAAGCGTCGGGCGCGGGCGGCGGCGCGGGGCGTTTTTTATTTGCCGATTCTGGTGCCGGACATTGTGATGGGGTTGTCGCTGCTCGTACTGTTCAGCCGGTTGGCGATACCTCTGGGAAAATGGACGGTGCTCGCCGCCCACGTGACGTTCAGCCTAGCTTACGTCTACGTGCTCGTTGCCGCCCGGCTGGAGGCGCGCGATCCGCGGCTGGAAGAGGCGGCGCAGGATCTCGGCGCCGACCGGTGGCGGACGTTCCGCCACGTGACGCTGCCGCTTCTTTCGCCGGCGGTCGTCGCCGGGGCGCTCGTGTCGTTCACGCTGTCGATCGACGACTTCATGATCACGTTTTTCGTCTCGGGGCCGGAGTCGACGACGCTGCCGCTTTACGTCTACGGCCTCGTGCGGCGCGGCATTTCGCCGGAAGTCAGCGCGCTGTCGACGCTGCTCGTGGTGCTGACGGCCGTTCTCGTCGCGCTGGCGGAACGGTTTCGCCGGCGGCCGTAA
- a CDS encoding ABC transporter permease: MRGPVWLLWPGLAYLAFFLWAPTALVVAVSFARRDAYGAVRWEWNADNYARMLDPLYLRIFAESAGLAALCTLICLAVGYPLAYYISIQDKQRQRRWLFAVMMPFWINFLVRTYGWILLLQNQGVVNTALRQLGWIERPLSLMYNPGAVLVGFVYTLLPFMILPIYVSLEQIDRKLFDAAADLGASPVRRFRHVTFPLTLPGTVAGCALVFVSALGLFVVSDLLGGSKTMLWSNLIQNQFLSARDWPFGAALSAAMMLFSAAVVFAGYRLARVRLGEGGIG; encoded by the coding sequence ATGAGGGGCCCGGTTTGGTTGTTGTGGCCGGGTTTGGCGTATCTCGCGTTTTTTCTGTGGGCGCCGACGGCGCTCGTCGTCGCCGTATCGTTTGCCCGCCGCGACGCGTACGGTGCGGTGCGCTGGGAATGGAACGCGGACAATTACGCGCGGATGTTGGACCCGCTCTATTTGCGCATTTTCGCGGAGTCGGCGGGATTGGCGGCGCTGTGTACGCTGATATGCTTGGCCGTCGGGTATCCGCTGGCTTATTACATTTCCATTCAGGACAAGCAACGGCAGCGGCGGTGGCTGTTCGCCGTCATGATGCCTTTTTGGATCAATTTCCTCGTGCGCACGTACGGATGGATTTTGCTGCTCCAGAACCAGGGAGTCGTCAATACGGCCTTGCGGCAGCTGGGATGGATCGAGCGGCCGCTGTCGCTCATGTACAACCCCGGTGCCGTGCTCGTCGGGTTCGTCTATACGCTGCTTCCGTTCATGATTTTGCCGATTTACGTTTCACTGGAGCAGATCGACCGCAAGCTGTTCGACGCGGCGGCCGATCTCGGAGCGAGCCCGGTCCGCAGGTTTCGCCACGTCACGTTTCCGCTGACGCTGCCGGGGACGGTCGCGGGTTGCGCCCTTGTGTTCGTGTCGGCGCTCGGGCTGTTCGTCGTCTCCGATTTGCTCGGCGGTTCGAAAACGATGCTCTGGAGTAATCTGATCCAGAACCAGTTTCTGTCGGCGCGGGACTGGCCGTTCGGCGCGGCGCTGTCGGCGGCGATGATGCTGTTTTCGGCCGCCGTCGTGTTCGCCGGTTACCGCCTGGCGCGCGTTCGCCTCGGCGAGGGGGGGATCGGATGA
- a CDS encoding spermidine/putrescine ABC transporter ATP-binding protein: MIELVDIEKYYSPDRPVIRKLSMTIREGEFLTFLGPSGCGKTTLLRIIAGLERPTRGDVFLAGSRITHLPPYRRDVNLVFQQYALFPHMTVRENIEFGLRMKKIAPAERARRIEDVMRLTQIEELRDRYPHQLSGGQQQRVAIARAIVNEPKVLLLDEPLSALDFQLRKELRAELKQLQHRLGMTFVYVTHDQEEAMAMSDRIAVMNDGVVEQIGTPDDIYHRPGSLFVATFVGESNIIRAGGRCRAVRPEKVRLFPGETLNGSARCRGTIEDVAFMGSLYRIRICAQPEGSRLTVYQYGDEGRKWRIGAAVDVEWSPDDEVELNA; the protein is encoded by the coding sequence ATGATCGAACTCGTCGACATTGAAAAGTACTACTCCCCTGACAGGCCGGTCATCCGGAAGCTGTCAATGACGATCCGCGAAGGGGAGTTTCTGACGTTTCTCGGTCCGAGCGGCTGCGGTAAGACGACGCTGCTTCGGATCATCGCGGGCCTGGAGCGGCCGACGCGCGGAGACGTGTTTCTTGCGGGAAGTCGGATTACGCATCTGCCCCCTTACCGGCGGGACGTCAACCTGGTGTTTCAGCAATACGCGCTGTTTCCCCACATGACGGTCCGCGAAAACATCGAGTTCGGCCTGCGCATGAAAAAGATCGCCCCCGCCGAACGCGCCCGCCGGATCGAAGACGTCATGCGGCTGACCCAGATCGAGGAACTGCGCGACCGTTATCCGCACCAGTTGTCCGGAGGCCAGCAACAGCGCGTCGCCATTGCCCGTGCGATCGTCAACGAGCCGAAAGTGCTATTGCTCGACGAACCGCTCAGCGCGCTTGATTTCCAACTGAGGAAGGAGCTGCGCGCCGAACTGAAGCAACTGCAGCACCGGCTCGGCATGACGTTCGTCTATGTGACGCACGATCAAGAAGAAGCGATGGCGATGTCCGACCGGATCGCGGTCATGAACGACGGCGTCGTCGAACAGATCGGGACGCCGGACGACATTTACCACCGTCCGGGCAGCCTGTTCGTCGCGACGTTCGTCGGCGAAAGCAACATCATCCGCGCCGGCGGCCGTTGCCGCGCGGTGCGGCCGGAGAAGGTGCGGCTTTTTCCCGGCGAAACGCTGAACGGATCTGCGCGGTGCCGCGGGACGATCGAAGACGTCGCGTTCATGGGCAGTCTGTACCGTATCCGGATTTGCGCCCAGCCCGAGGGTAGCCGGCTGACCGTCTACCAGTACGGCGACGAGGGTAGAAAATGGCGCATCGGCGCCGCGGTCGACGTCGAATGGTCGCCGGATGATGAGGTCGAGCTGAACGCATGA
- a CDS encoding beta-N-acetylhexosaminidase: MLSLREKIGQLFVCGFYGTEPSPEIRALIENGGLGGVVYFRRNVRDPEQVRRLSDELQRMARGRGLPPLAIAIDQEGGMVSRLVRGVTPMPGAMAIAAAGDPDDAYRAARAVGRELRALGITWNFAPCLDVNCNPRNPVIGVRSFGGSPEAVAEFGARQIAGYQDAGVAATAKHFPGHGDTDVDSHLGLPRVGHSPERLERVELAPFRRAVEAGVDAIMTAHVVFPAYEPTGVPATLSRSVLTGCLRERLGFEGLVVTDCLEMQAISRTVGVAEGAVRAIAAGADLVLVSHTYEWQKTAMEAVVEAVRHGELGEDRIERSVERVLRWKERRGMGQPSEDGLETLLAPEHVAVCRRICERAVTMVRDGGDLPLDRGEPVLVVWPEVRVRTEVDEPSEETETLGFWLERAGMRVEEHRVGLCPDELEAESVLEACGRYNQAVLLAYNALFYPEQVRLIRQVSERMRGRPGVRLVGVSVRNPYDAPLFGEIRTFLACYENRPEMMRALAGVLLGEGSARGRLPVAM; encoded by the coding sequence ATGTTGTCGCTGCGGGAAAAAATCGGACAGTTGTTTGTCTGCGGCTTTTACGGAACGGAACCCTCCCCGGAGATTCGCGCCCTGATCGAAAACGGCGGACTGGGGGGGGTCGTCTATTTTCGGCGCAATGTCCGGGACCCCGAACAGGTTCGCCGGCTGTCGGACGAATTGCAGCGGATGGCGCGCGGGCGGGGGCTGCCGCCGCTGGCGATCGCGATCGATCAGGAAGGCGGCATGGTGTCGCGGCTCGTCCGCGGCGTGACGCCGATGCCCGGGGCGATGGCGATCGCCGCCGCCGGCGATCCGGACGACGCTTATCGGGCGGCCCGGGCGGTCGGCCGGGAGTTGCGCGCGCTCGGGATCACGTGGAATTTCGCCCCTTGTCTGGACGTCAACTGCAATCCGCGCAATCCGGTCATCGGCGTGCGGTCGTTCGGCGGTTCGCCGGAGGCGGTCGCCGAATTCGGCGCGCGCCAGATCGCCGGTTATCAGGACGCCGGCGTGGCGGCGACGGCGAAACATTTTCCCGGCCACGGCGACACGGACGTCGATTCCCATCTCGGTCTGCCGCGCGTCGGCCATTCGCCGGAACGGCTGGAGCGCGTGGAGCTGGCGCCGTTTCGCCGCGCCGTCGAGGCGGGGGTCGACGCGATCATGACGGCGCATGTCGTGTTTCCGGCGTATGAGCCGACGGGGGTTCCGGCGACGTTGTCCCGCAGCGTGTTGACCGGTTGTTTGCGCGAACGGCTCGGTTTTGAGGGGCTGGTGGTGACGGACTGTCTGGAGATGCAGGCGATTTCGCGGACGGTCGGGGTCGCGGAAGGCGCGGTGCGGGCGATTGCGGCGGGCGCCGATCTCGTGCTGGTCAGTCACACTTACGAATGGCAGAAGACGGCGATGGAGGCGGTGGTTGAGGCGGTCCGACACGGCGAGCTGGGGGAGGATCGGATCGAGCGGTCGGTGGAGCGCGTTTTGCGGTGGAAGGAGCGGCGGGGGATGGGTCAGCCGTCGGAAGACGGGCTGGAGACGCTCTTGGCCCCGGAGCATGTCGCCGTTTGCCGGCGCATTTGTGAGCGGGCGGTGACGATGGTGCGCGACGGCGGCGATCTGCCGCTCGACCGCGGCGAGCCTGTGCTCGTCGTGTGGCCGGAGGTGCGGGTGCGGACGGAGGTGGATGAGCCGTCGGAGGAGACGGAGACGCTCGGGTTTTGGCTGGAGCGCGCCGGGATGCGGGTGGAGGAGCACCGGGTTGGTCTATGTCCGGACGAGCTGGAAGCGGAGTCGGTGCTGGAGGCATGCGGGCGGTACAATCAGGCGGTCTTGCTGGCGTACAATGCGCTGTTTTATCCGGAACAGGTGCGGCTGATTCGGCAGGTGTCGGAGCGGATGCGCGGCCGGCCGGGAGTCCGGCTGGTCGGCGTGTCGGTGCGCAATCCTTACGACGCGCCGCTGTTCGGGGAGATCAGGACGTTTCTGGCGTGTTATGAAAATCGGCCGGAGATGATGCGCGCGCTCGCGGGCGTGTTGTTGGGCGAGGGTTCGGCGCGCGGGAGGTTGCCGGTGGCGATGTGA
- a CDS encoding sugar ABC transporter permease: MLTYVFVTLYPLVWVFFSSFKTNREIIERPWGLPSSLRFDNYVQAWSGSKVGTFFWNSLYVSTIAGTATVLLAAMTAFAITRMRFGRLSKGVSAVFLFGLLVPAGSLLVPLYMLLRELKLYNTPLALLFPYAAFGLPLTMFVIAAFFKSVPGELEEAGVVDGLGAIGLFARVVLPISVPTLVTVFILNFLSNWNEFIMANLFLAKEKYRTLPVGMVAFYDQLNMNYGGLCAAIMFSVLPVVALYAVLQQKIIEGITAGSVKG, from the coding sequence ATGCTGACGTACGTGTTCGTGACGCTCTATCCGCTGGTGTGGGTGTTTTTCTCGTCGTTCAAGACCAACCGCGAAATCATCGAACGGCCGTGGGGATTGCCCTCGTCGCTCCGGTTCGACAACTACGTCCAGGCGTGGAGCGGATCGAAAGTCGGTACGTTTTTCTGGAACAGCCTGTACGTCAGCACGATCGCGGGTACGGCGACCGTGCTGCTCGCCGCCATGACGGCATTCGCGATCACGCGGATGCGTTTCGGCCGGCTGAGCAAAGGTGTGTCGGCCGTCTTTCTGTTCGGTCTGCTCGTACCGGCCGGTTCGCTGCTCGTGCCGCTGTACATGTTGCTGCGCGAATTGAAGCTGTACAACACGCCGCTTGCGCTGTTGTTCCCATACGCCGCGTTCGGGTTGCCGCTGACGATGTTCGTCATCGCTGCATTTTTCAAATCAGTGCCAGGCGAGCTGGAAGAGGCGGGCGTCGTCGACGGGCTCGGCGCGATCGGGCTGTTCGCGCGCGTTGTGCTGCCGATTTCGGTGCCGACGCTGGTGACCGTTTTTATCCTGAACTTTTTGTCCAATTGGAACGAATTCATCATGGCGAATCTGTTTCTGGCCAAAGAGAAATACCGGACGCTGCCGGTTGGCATGGTCGCGTTTTACGACCAGCTCAACATGAATTACGGCGGCCTGTGTGCGGCGATTATGTTCAGCGTGCTGCCGGTCGTCGCGCTGTATGCGGTGTTGCAGCAAAAAATCATTGAAGGGATTACCGCGGGAAGCGTCAAAGGTTGA
- a CDS encoding sugar ABC transporter permease — protein sequence MNRTLRDPIAYFVFVAPSLALFLTFFAYPLLSALRYGFTEWNGVSPAKFNGLANFARALSDPDFWVSVKNNLWFVGFSVFVQIPFILLIAVVVSALRRGHGFYKTTVFLPSILSTAVIGVIWSFVYHPEAGLLNQLLRSVGLSSWAHAWLAEEKTAMLSVLVTNAWQWTGFYVVLTLAAIFAIPKELTEAATIDGAVGFRRAWYVTVPLIRPVIAVMVLLSVTGAMKALDIVFVMTEGGPYGTTEVMATYMYRQAYKLGDYGYANAIAILIFVFTTALTLAMQYFNRRTEDVQ from the coding sequence ATGAACCGGACGCTCCGGGACCCGATCGCCTATTTTGTGTTTGTGGCGCCTTCGTTGGCGTTGTTCCTGACGTTTTTCGCCTATCCTCTTCTGTCCGCTCTTCGATACGGATTTACGGAGTGGAACGGTGTAAGCCCGGCGAAATTCAACGGCCTGGCCAATTTCGCGCGGGCTTTGTCGGACCCGGATTTTTGGGTGTCGGTCAAAAATAACCTCTGGTTCGTCGGCTTTTCGGTGTTCGTGCAAATCCCGTTCATTCTGTTGATCGCCGTCGTCGTTAGCGCGTTGCGCAGGGGACACGGCTTTTATAAGACGACGGTGTTTTTGCCGAGCATTCTGTCGACGGCCGTCATCGGGGTGATCTGGTCGTTCGTCTATCATCCGGAGGCCGGTCTGCTGAACCAGCTTCTGAGAAGCGTAGGGCTTTCGTCATGGGCACACGCCTGGCTCGCGGAAGAGAAAACGGCGATGCTGTCGGTGCTTGTGACGAACGCGTGGCAATGGACCGGTTTTTACGTCGTGCTAACGTTGGCCGCCATTTTCGCGATTCCGAAGGAATTGACCGAAGCGGCGACGATCGACGGGGCGGTTGGATTCCGCCGCGCTTGGTACGTGACGGTTCCGCTTATCCGTCCGGTCATCGCCGTAATGGTACTTTTGTCGGTCACCGGCGCGATGAAGGCGCTCGACATCGTATTCGTCATGACGGAAGGCGGTCCGTACGGGACGACGGAGGTGATGGCGACTTATATGTACCGGCAGGCGTACAAGCTGGGTGACTACGGCTATGCCAACGCGATCGCCATCCTGATTTTCGTGTTCACGACGGCGCTGACGCTTGCCATGCAGTATTTCAACAGGCGGACGGAGGATGTACAATGA
- a CDS encoding ABC transporter substrate-binding protein, whose amino-acid sequence MRGKRLVWTLACGVLASGMLLAGCGGKSSGGESGGAQASVQPSAQPSAEKAEPFTITLRHTQIKDTQKKRLAMLQDVVKATENEVPGLKIELDGVEDKVNRFEKLRAEMAAGNPPQIFDLFGGTDTRDYVKAGRLLDVTPILEELGLKDKFYSLAEFTVDGKVYGLPMAGYVEGLYYNKKIFADNGVQPPKTWDELLKAAETFKSKGITPFALASKDAWVINMMMNTMWVYTAGPTSVEDIVAGKKKWNDPDMLDAFKKYETLVKKGYFQEGNLALAYAEQQNKFAAGEAAMVFDGSWANTPLTDPEKSKVANDVGFMLFPALGGPGDGYINGGWSNGYGFSVKVKDNPRELAAVKAFIKNMYNEQMQKRQLLEEGMLPALKLSDTSGVKPIIAEILSVSSAAKGTFPAFDSIVQPKVREALERGMQELLGGRTTPEKLLENLQKVQEEANRGS is encoded by the coding sequence ATGCGGGGGAAACGACTCGTATGGACGTTGGCGTGCGGTGTGCTGGCGTCCGGCATGTTGCTGGCGGGTTGCGGCGGCAAGTCGTCCGGCGGCGAATCCGGCGGGGCTCAGGCGAGTGTTCAGCCGAGCGCGCAGCCGAGTGCGGAAAAAGCTGAACCGTTCACGATCACGCTCCGCCACACCCAGATCAAGGACACGCAGAAAAAGCGGCTGGCGATGCTGCAGGACGTCGTCAAGGCGACGGAGAACGAAGTGCCCGGCCTCAAAATCGAACTGGACGGCGTCGAGGACAAGGTGAACCGTTTCGAAAAACTGCGCGCCGAGATGGCCGCCGGCAATCCGCCGCAAATTTTCGACCTGTTCGGCGGCACCGATACGCGCGACTATGTGAAGGCGGGCCGGCTGCTCGACGTGACGCCGATACTGGAAGAGCTCGGGCTGAAGGACAAGTTTTACAGCCTAGCCGAATTCACCGTCGACGGCAAAGTGTACGGACTGCCGATGGCCGGTTATGTCGAAGGGCTGTACTATAACAAGAAAATTTTCGCCGACAACGGCGTTCAGCCGCCGAAGACGTGGGACGAGCTGTTGAAGGCGGCCGAAACGTTCAAGTCCAAGGGCATTACGCCGTTTGCGCTCGCATCGAAAGACGCCTGGGTCATCAACATGATGATGAACACGATGTGGGTGTACACGGCGGGGCCGACGTCGGTGGAAGACATCGTCGCCGGCAAAAAGAAATGGAACGACCCCGACATGCTCGACGCGTTCAAGAAATACGAAACGCTCGTCAAAAAAGGCTACTTCCAGGAAGGCAACCTGGCGCTGGCCTATGCGGAACAGCAGAACAAGTTCGCGGCCGGCGAGGCGGCGATGGTGTTCGACGGCTCGTGGGCGAACACGCCGCTGACCGACCCGGAAAAATCGAAAGTGGCAAACGACGTCGGTTTCATGCTGTTCCCGGCGCTCGGAGGGCCCGGCGACGGCTACATCAACGGCGGTTGGTCGAACGGTTACGGCTTTTCGGTCAAAGTCAAAGACAACCCGCGCGAGCTCGCGGCGGTCAAGGCGTTCATCAAAAACATGTACAACGAGCAGATGCAGAAGCGCCAGCTGCTTGAAGAAGGCATGCTGCCGGCGTTGAAGCTCTCCGACACGAGCGGCGTCAAGCCGATCATCGCCGAAATCTTGAGCGTCAGCAGCGCCGCGAAGGGGACGTTCCCCGCGTTCGACAGCATCGTGCAGCCGAAGGTGCGCGAGGCGCTGGAGCGCGGCATGCAAGAGTTGCTGGGCGGCCGGACGACTCCCGAAAAATTGCTCGAAAACTTGCAGAAAGTGCAGGAAGAAGCCAACCGGGGTTCGTGA
- a CDS encoding N-acetylglucosamine-6-phosphate deacetylase has protein sequence MATGDGTLPFDGVIGIENGRIAEVRVGRETAPKPAGDGRSGPTVVDVGDRWIVPGFVDLHVHGGAGADVMDGDPEALAVMCRHHLRHGTTSLLLTTMTAPDDRIERALQAAAAFRRGHEWGTLALGVHLEGPFISPRWPGAQHPAHIRPADADRVRRWARIEPGLVRMLTLAPETEGARETVLEAVRHGIVVACGHTDATYEQVRKAIGWGVRHAVHCYNAMRPFRHRDPGTLGAVLLSTELTTELILDGHHLHPAAARLALGCKRDRVCLVTDAIRASGMPDGEYELGGLTLTVKDGVARTADGQLAGSTLTMDRALGYLVRELGVPLHEAVRHATRIPADVIGAYRKGRIAPGADADLVVLEPDAVRVERVMVGGRWAD, from the coding sequence ATCGCGACCGGCGACGGTACGCTGCCGTTCGACGGAGTGATCGGCATCGAAAACGGCCGGATCGCGGAAGTCCGCGTCGGGCGCGAGACGGCACCGAAGCCGGCGGGCGACGGCCGGAGCGGGCCGACGGTCGTCGACGTCGGCGACCGGTGGATCGTGCCGGGATTCGTCGATCTGCACGTGCACGGCGGGGCGGGCGCGGACGTGATGGACGGCGATCCGGAGGCGCTGGCCGTCATGTGTCGGCATCATCTTCGCCACGGCACGACGTCGCTGCTTCTGACGACGATGACGGCTCCCGATGACCGGATCGAGCGGGCGCTTCAGGCGGCGGCCGCGTTTCGGCGTGGACACGAGTGGGGAACGCTTGCGCTCGGTGTTCATCTGGAAGGCCCGTTTATCAGTCCTCGCTGGCCGGGGGCGCAACATCCCGCACATATCCGACCGGCGGATGCGGATCGGGTGCGCCGGTGGGCGCGGATCGAACCCGGCCTCGTCCGGATGCTGACGCTGGCGCCGGAGACGGAAGGCGCGCGGGAGACCGTACTGGAAGCCGTCCGGCACGGCATCGTCGTCGCCTGCGGCCATACCGACGCAACGTACGAGCAAGTGCGCAAGGCAATCGGCTGGGGCGTGCGCCACGCTGTCCACTGTTACAACGCAATGCGGCCGTTCCGGCACCGCGATCCGGGGACGCTCGGCGCCGTCTTGCTGTCGACGGAGCTGACGACGGAGCTGATTCTGGACGGGCACCACCTGCATCCGGCGGCCGCCCGGCTCGCACTCGGGTGCAAGCGCGACCGCGTCTGCCTTGTCACCGACGCGATCCGCGCCTCGGGCATGCCCGACGGCGAGTACGAGCTCGGCGGACTCACCCTGACCGTGAAAGACGGCGTCGCCAGAACGGCGGACGGACAATTGGCCGGCAGCACCCTGACGATGGATCGCGCGCTCGGCTATCTGGTGCGCGAACTGGGCGTGCCGCTGCACGAGGCGGTCCGCCATGCGACGCGCATTCCCGCGGACGTGATCGGTGCGTACCGGAAAGGTCGGATCGCGCCGGGCGCGGACGCCGATCTCGTCGTCCTCGAGCCGGATGCGGTGCGCGTCGAACGCGTGATGGTCGGCGGGCGGTGGGCGGATTAG